Proteins encoded together in one Sulfuricurvum sp. window:
- a CDS encoding GGDEF domain-containing protein, translating into METNQVNPLLILFCKELTIQLESLSNLQESITPTEFSELISNATHEVLESYTSGEFDLLAYRGTGSEEYKELARRSIDSYSASNTKIGEITDKHAQLLNETATSKLIDFGTISEKFNAIQDHLNDEVSRANDVIHTLMEQVKTLEIKTSLDPLTKAYNRYALHEYLRAVLEKEKLDYDIFALMIDVDDFKFINDRFGHIAGDKVLIFIVKLFKKALRDGDRVYRFGGEEFIILLNRTDSAGAQLVAERLLNLCRNNKPLFQNQQIPVTLSIGLTKIIEGDTIDAIINRSDVALYRAKKNGKDRLEMEF; encoded by the coding sequence GTGGAAACCAACCAAGTCAACCCTTTACTTATCCTTTTTTGCAAAGAACTCACGATACAACTTGAGTCACTCAGTAACTTACAAGAAAGCATTACCCCTACAGAATTTTCTGAGCTCATTTCTAATGCCACCCACGAAGTTTTAGAATCGTACACGTCAGGAGAGTTTGATTTGCTGGCCTATCGCGGCACCGGGTCGGAAGAGTACAAGGAACTTGCACGAAGAAGTATTGATTCATATTCAGCCAGTAACACAAAAATCGGTGAAATTACCGACAAACATGCACAGTTACTGAATGAAACTGCTACATCCAAGTTGATTGATTTTGGTACAATTTCCGAAAAATTCAATGCCATTCAAGATCATTTAAATGATGAAGTTTCCCGTGCCAATGATGTGATACATACCCTGATGGAACAAGTCAAAACGTTAGAAATAAAGACTTCTCTCGATCCGCTGACGAAAGCATATAACCGTTATGCTCTTCATGAATATTTAAGAGCCGTCCTTGAAAAGGAAAAGCTGGATTACGATATTTTTGCACTTATGATCGATGTAGATGACTTTAAATTTATTAATGACCGGTTCGGCCATATTGCCGGAGATAAAGTCCTTATTTTTATCGTGAAACTTTTCAAAAAAGCATTACGCGACGGTGATCGTGTGTATCGATTCGGCGGGGAAGAATTTATTATTCTCCTCAATCGTACCGACTCAGCGGGTGCTCAACTGGTAGCGGAACGGCTGTTAAATCTCTGCCGCAACAATAAACCGTTGTTTCAAAATCAACAAATTCCGGTGACACTAAGCATCGGGCTTACTAAAATCATCGAAGGCGACACGATCGATGCAATTATCAATCGTTCGGATGTTGCCT